In one Rubripirellula tenax genomic region, the following are encoded:
- a CDS encoding TolC family protein, giving the protein MKKLTFPLTISCFLAIAGCAGVNGPSRQLARHTGSVAGSSSMLSANGSPDDAALAFVDTVAYFDDDTSADDGVADETDELAMDDGLANDSDGRKVADSNLRASNIEPFTIEPIAAFESNVAFDGNDYVMESAGYTLADIEALALGNNPALLSAQATTSKAAGLRHQVGTRPNPTLGYFGQQIADRNTDQHGVFVEQEFVRGNKLQLNRDVLGHTQRAQAAENETQRYRVLTDVRVRFFEAIAAQQQVDATLAFADVAQRGVQVAEDRQEAEEGTLIETLQARTLLSEVTLAAEQAEVAYQGAWQDLAAIAGMQDSAPARLVADMSTPIDTPDWNFAYTEILAQSPELTAAQAIVCEKQALHRRQQAQPISNVTAHLGAGYDDATDHGMINVQLSAPIAVWNKNSGNISAAYSDYVRATQEVQRIEQSIRSRLARAAQEFETAMKSVRKYEDEIIPQAKKSLELSEEAYRAGELDFLQVLIVRRSYYESSIRLIQSRGNLAQAASKVDGLLLTGGLDSPVDYTDGDGIRGASFGGQ; this is encoded by the coding sequence ATGAAAAAGCTCACCTTTCCACTGACCATTTCCTGCTTTTTGGCAATCGCTGGTTGTGCCGGCGTGAATGGTCCTTCGCGGCAACTCGCCCGCCACACCGGCTCGGTCGCTGGATCGTCGTCCATGCTTTCGGCAAACGGCTCGCCGGACGACGCAGCACTAGCATTCGTCGATACCGTCGCCTACTTTGATGACGACACGTCAGCTGACGATGGCGTTGCTGATGAGACGGACGAACTGGCGATGGACGATGGTCTCGCCAATGATAGTGACGGGCGGAAAGTAGCCGACAGCAACTTGCGAGCTTCGAACATCGAGCCGTTTACCATTGAGCCGATCGCGGCTTTTGAATCTAACGTGGCATTTGACGGCAATGACTACGTAATGGAATCGGCTGGCTACACGCTTGCCGACATTGAAGCACTAGCACTGGGCAACAATCCCGCACTTTTGTCGGCTCAAGCGACCACCAGCAAGGCAGCCGGACTGCGTCATCAGGTCGGCACTCGTCCCAACCCGACGCTGGGCTACTTCGGCCAGCAGATCGCCGACCGCAACACCGACCAACACGGTGTCTTCGTCGAGCAGGAATTTGTCCGTGGTAACAAACTACAACTCAATCGCGACGTGCTTGGTCATACCCAGCGAGCACAAGCGGCCGAAAACGAAACCCAGCGTTACCGCGTGCTGACGGACGTTCGCGTCCGATTCTTTGAAGCCATCGCCGCTCAACAGCAAGTCGATGCAACGCTGGCCTTTGCCGACGTCGCTCAGCGAGGAGTGCAGGTTGCGGAGGATCGCCAGGAAGCAGAAGAAGGAACGCTGATCGAAACGTTGCAAGCTCGGACGTTGTTGAGCGAAGTCACGCTCGCGGCCGAACAGGCCGAAGTGGCCTACCAAGGTGCATGGCAAGACTTGGCCGCGATCGCGGGAATGCAAGATTCAGCACCCGCTCGCCTAGTCGCCGACATGAGCACTCCGATCGACACGCCCGACTGGAACTTCGCTTACACAGAGATTCTGGCACAAAGCCCCGAACTCACTGCGGCGCAGGCGATCGTTTGTGAGAAGCAAGCGTTGCATCGTCGCCAGCAGGCCCAACCGATCTCCAACGTGACGGCACATTTGGGTGCGGGATATGACGACGCAACCGATCACGGGATGATCAACGTCCAACTGTCGGCTCCCATCGCCGTTTGGAACAAGAACTCGGGCAACATCTCGGCGGCGTATTCGGACTATGTCCGCGCGACCCAAGAAGTCCAGCGGATTGAGCAGTCGATCCGCTCACGACTTGCCCGCGCGGCCCAGGAATTTGAAACGGCGATGAAGTCCGTTCGCAAATACGAAGACGAGATCATTCCTCAAGCGAAGAAGAGTCTCGAACTGTCCGAGGAAGCCTATCGAGCTGGCGAACTGGACTTCCTGCAAGTTCTGATCGTCAGACGCAGCTACTACGAATCGTCGATTCGACTGATTCAATCCCGAGGCAATCTCGCCCAAGCCGCGTCCAAGGTCGACGGTCTGCTTCTGACCGGCGGACTGGATTCGCCCGTCGACTACACCGACGGCGACGGCATCCGGGGCGCGTCGTTCGGCGGGCAGTGA
- a CDS encoding sigma-54-dependent transcriptional regulator has protein sequence MQTLLVIDDEASICKAFERAFTSNTISVLTAKTGSEGEQLFLDAKPDVVVIDLSLPDTSGLELFKRLRELDSRVPFIFITGHGTVQSAIEATKLGAYDYLFKPLELDEIRTLLDKAFNLSRMIRVQPVLAESDGDEASTGDAIVGRCNAMKEVYKAIGRVASQNLTVLLLGESGTGKEVVAQAIYHHSARSTGPFQAINCAAIPDALLESEIFGHEKGAFTDAHRQRIGKLEQADGGTLFLDEVGDMSPMTQAKVLRVLQDQTFERVGGNTPIQVDVRIIAATNHDLKQLVSEGLFRSDLYFRLSVVTINLPPLRDREDDLRVLAEYFLRRYSNEFGKDIRSIAPETIEVLQHYHWPGNVRELESVMKQSLLTARGNILLPDFLPPLGDGLGHHASSSDLDFLSEKFVAERLEAGTDNLYAEAIAIAERQLLRQILTHTSGNQLKAATLLGISRVTLRSKLKSLGIEASDFSH, from the coding sequence ATGCAAACCCTATTAGTCATTGATGACGAAGCGTCCATTTGCAAAGCGTTTGAACGAGCCTTCACGAGCAACACGATCTCGGTGTTGACGGCAAAGACCGGAAGTGAAGGCGAGCAACTTTTTCTCGATGCAAAGCCCGACGTCGTCGTCATTGACTTGAGCTTGCCCGACACCAGCGGCTTGGAACTGTTCAAACGGCTTCGCGAACTTGACTCGCGTGTCCCGTTCATTTTCATCACCGGGCACGGTACGGTTCAGTCCGCCATCGAAGCGACCAAGCTAGGCGCGTACGACTACCTGTTCAAACCACTCGAACTCGATGAAATTCGAACGCTGCTCGACAAAGCGTTCAATCTCAGTCGCATGATTCGTGTGCAGCCGGTGCTTGCGGAATCCGATGGAGACGAAGCGTCCACCGGCGATGCGATCGTCGGACGCTGCAATGCAATGAAGGAAGTCTACAAAGCGATCGGGCGTGTAGCCTCGCAAAACCTGACGGTGCTGTTGCTCGGCGAAAGCGGCACTGGCAAAGAAGTCGTCGCCCAAGCGATCTATCACCATAGCGCCCGGTCGACCGGCCCATTTCAAGCGATCAACTGCGCGGCGATCCCCGATGCACTGCTGGAAAGCGAAATCTTCGGCCACGAAAAGGGTGCGTTCACCGATGCTCACCGGCAACGGATCGGCAAGCTCGAACAAGCCGACGGCGGCACATTGTTCCTAGACGAAGTCGGTGACATGTCGCCGATGACCCAAGCGAAAGTTCTGCGGGTATTGCAGGACCAAACCTTCGAGCGAGTCGGTGGCAATACGCCTATCCAAGTCGACGTACGAATCATCGCCGCCACCAACCATGACCTGAAACAACTTGTTTCCGAAGGCTTATTTCGCAGCGACCTCTATTTCCGACTCAGCGTCGTCACGATCAACTTGCCGCCACTTCGTGACCGCGAAGACGACCTCCGAGTGCTGGCCGAGTATTTCCTGCGTCGATACAGCAACGAGTTCGGTAAAGACATTCGCAGCATCGCACCGGAAACCATCGAAGTGCTCCAGCACTATCATTGGCCAGGCAACGTTCGCGAACTCGAAAGCGTGATGAAGCAATCGCTACTCACCGCCCGAGGCAACATCCTACTACCGGACTTCTTGCCACCACTCGGCGATGGACTCGGCCATCACGCATCGTCAAGCGATCTCGACTTCCTATCAGAAAAATTCGTCGCCGAACGTCTCGAAGCCGGCACTGACAACCTCTACGCCGAAGCGATCGCGATCGCCGAGCGTCAATTGCTCCGCCAAATCCTCACCCACACTTCCGGCAACCAACTCAAGGCTGCCACGCTGTTAGGCATCAGCCGCGTCACCCTGCGCAGCAAACTAAAATCCCTCGGCATCGAAGCAAGCGATTTCAGTCACTAG
- a CDS encoding sensor histidine kinase → MLVFIAEVGVMFVLPHVLPKFLGETGTALVDAILLTLVCAPVLWWVISAAAATEAERLTMARETEALRAQQMTTLAQLATGVAHEIRNPLTSIKMLIQVNRGKFADGGLPTDDLELVEQEIRRMERSVNSLLDYARPEQGELSVFPIQTVIRKTVQLINGRCQSSGVKLAVDCDDEPITIDGDPAQIQQLLLNLSLNALDAMPSGGELTIAAKTTGGQLELSVADSGEGIRDDMLAKLFTPFSTSKPTGIGLGLGICRRIAVSHGGTLTGANRVTGGAEFKLVLPISAERNPTEQTITTDNTTADRGAVSQAEASCKPY, encoded by the coding sequence ATGCTGGTGTTCATCGCGGAAGTCGGTGTGATGTTCGTGCTGCCGCACGTGTTGCCTAAATTTCTTGGCGAAACGGGAACGGCGTTGGTGGATGCCATTTTGCTGACGCTGGTTTGCGCCCCGGTCCTGTGGTGGGTGATCTCTGCCGCAGCAGCAACCGAGGCGGAACGCCTGACGATGGCTCGCGAGACAGAGGCATTGCGAGCCCAACAGATGACAACGCTGGCTCAACTGGCGACCGGCGTCGCTCACGAAATCCGCAACCCGCTGACTTCGATCAAGATGTTGATTCAAGTGAATCGGGGCAAGTTCGCGGACGGAGGTTTGCCAACCGATGATTTGGAACTGGTCGAACAAGAGATTCGACGGATGGAACGCAGCGTGAATAGTCTGCTGGACTACGCGCGCCCCGAACAAGGTGAACTCAGCGTCTTCCCCATTCAAACGGTCATTCGCAAGACCGTTCAACTGATTAACGGACGTTGTCAATCCAGTGGAGTCAAACTAGCGGTCGACTGTGATGACGAACCCATCACGATTGATGGCGATCCTGCCCAGATTCAACAATTGCTCCTGAACCTTTCGCTCAACGCACTCGATGCGATGCCAAGCGGCGGCGAGCTCACTATTGCAGCCAAGACGACGGGCGGCCAATTAGAACTTTCAGTGGCGGATAGCGGCGAGGGCATTCGGGACGACATGCTGGCGAAGTTATTCACTCCGTTCTCCACCAGCAAGCCGACCGGAATAGGACTGGGGCTTGGGATCTGCCGCCGCATTGCCGTTTCGCATGGTGGCACACTGACGGGCGCAAATCGCGTTACGGGTGGAGCCGAGTTCAAATTGGTTTTGCCAATCTCTGCCGAACGCAACCCAACCGAACAAACAATTACCACCGACAACACCACAGCTGACCGCGGAGCGGTTAGCCAAGCCGAGGCATCATGCAAACCCTATTAG
- a CDS encoding ArsR/SmtB family transcription factor, protein MAKRPTKKPCDSTPVKLKADPTAEVFAKLAWAIAHPARVQIVRLLIGREACVCGEIVDCLPLAQSTVSQHLKILKESGLIQGEVDGPKVCYCINPDKLDQLKKLVAGL, encoded by the coding sequence ATGGCGAAGCGACCCACCAAAAAACCTTGCGATTCGACACCGGTGAAGCTGAAGGCTGATCCGACGGCGGAGGTGTTTGCGAAACTGGCTTGGGCGATCGCCCACCCGGCCCGCGTGCAAATCGTGCGTTTGCTGATCGGCCGCGAAGCCTGCGTTTGCGGCGAGATCGTGGATTGTCTGCCACTCGCTCAATCAACGGTTTCTCAGCACTTAAAGATTTTGAAAGAGTCGGGGCTGATCCAGGGCGAAGTCGATGGGCCGAAGGTTTGTTACTGCATCAACCCAGACAAATTGGATCAACTCAAGAAACTCGTCGCAGGATTGTGA
- a CDS encoding glycoside hydrolase family 130 protein, protein MNRFPVNRLSNSILLQPRDIQPSRADWKVVGVFNPAVVLLGKDHMMIARVAERPSEKRLGWTAVPSWARDRSATVDWIRDEDLQVSDARVALLKPSGDLRLTSVSHLQVFRQSTIENRRWELVGAVLPEEAWEEYGIEDPRITKIDSTYWITYVAVSRSGAATALLSSEDMVTFQRHGIIFASENKDVVLFPQRVANNYLSLHRPNPSSHFSPPQIWLARSPDLIHWGQHQPILKGIHHWEGDRVGGGTPPILIDEGWLTLYHGSERSDIAGTVGRYAAGAILLDRDDPSRVIARSAEPIMMPTLECETSGFVPNVVFPTAMLDAGDHWDVYYGAADTSVAMTQFSKQSILDSLVPTSKEHS, encoded by the coding sequence ATGAACAGGTTTCCGGTCAACCGGCTATCGAATTCGATCCTTTTGCAACCGCGCGACATCCAGCCTTCCCGAGCTGACTGGAAGGTCGTCGGTGTGTTCAATCCCGCCGTCGTCTTGTTGGGTAAAGATCACATGATGATCGCTCGAGTCGCCGAGCGGCCGAGCGAAAAACGACTCGGATGGACCGCCGTTCCGAGTTGGGCAAGGGATCGCAGCGCGACCGTTGACTGGATTCGTGACGAAGATCTGCAAGTTTCGGACGCTCGTGTTGCCTTGTTAAAGCCAAGCGGCGATCTTCGTCTGACATCGGTATCTCATCTCCAAGTCTTTCGTCAATCCACTATTGAAAATCGAAGGTGGGAGTTGGTTGGTGCAGTGCTACCCGAAGAAGCCTGGGAAGAGTATGGAATCGAAGATCCACGGATTACCAAGATTGATTCAACGTACTGGATCACCTACGTCGCCGTGTCGCGATCCGGTGCTGCAACGGCTTTGTTGTCGTCGGAAGACATGGTGACGTTTCAGAGACATGGAATCATTTTTGCGAGCGAGAACAAAGATGTGGTGCTGTTTCCGCAGCGGGTTGCGAACAATTACCTATCGCTTCATCGTCCGAATCCCAGTTCACATTTCAGCCCGCCGCAGATCTGGCTCGCTCGGTCGCCTGATCTCATTCATTGGGGACAACACCAACCGATTTTGAAGGGTATCCATCACTGGGAAGGCGACCGCGTGGGTGGTGGGACACCACCAATTTTGATCGACGAAGGTTGGTTAACGCTGTACCACGGTAGCGAGCGATCGGATATCGCTGGAACCGTCGGTCGCTATGCTGCCGGCGCGATTCTTCTTGATCGCGATGACCCCAGTCGCGTCATCGCTCGATCGGCCGAGCCGATCATGATGCCGACGCTCGAATGTGAAACCAGCGGCTTCGTACCCAACGTTGTTTTTCCAACAGCGATGTTAGACGCAGGCGACCATTGGGACGTCTATTACGGCGCTGCCGACACCTCCGTTGCAATGACGCAATTTTCAAAGCAGTCGATTCTTGACTCGCTGGTCCCCACTTCTAAGGAACATTCATGA
- a CDS encoding glycosyltransferase family 4 protein, whose translation MTKPVLEKIALVGDYLPRRCGIATFTHDLRNAVAQACDATCIVVPMNDAAGPYAYDKEVQFQVSEQEIEDYRAAADFLNFSNVDLVCLQHEFGIYGGPCGSHVLALLHDLRMPVVTTLHTVLSEPSQTQRAVMTQLIRFSTRLVVMTERSRQTLLEVYSVDPAQVDLIAHGIPAVPDTNQRDLKEQFNVEDKFVALTFGLLSPGKGIEHVLQAIPEIVSRFPDFIYLVLGATHPSLIREQGERYRISLERMAKELGITKHVSFYNRFVELEELTEFIGAADLYITPYLNVQQAVSGTLAYAFGCGQAVISTPYWHAEELLAEGRGVLVPFADSSAIAKEVIGLVDDDDRRKAMRARAYELGRSMTWEHVSRLYLESFHQSLEERSQHQKPLAVRTLDEQPLALPQMQLDHLEHLSDSTGIVQHAIFTIPDHSHGYCTDDNARALILTVLLEEQGKDSSIVQSLASRYAAFLNLAFDRETKRFRNFMSFDRQWLEDDGSDDSQGRALWALGTCIGRSRRSGLAGWALHLFQQAMPACENTTSPRTWALAIMGIQEYLRRYSGDRTAALMSERLAQRLIKMYEVTATDDWPWFENIATYNNARLSQALITHGRWSDDQRAADTGLRSLRWLCEQQLSPEGRFRPIGSNGFSREGGVAAVFDQQAIESHAMVSASIEAYASTKDPFWNEQAHLAFDWFLGRNDLGRPIYDAATGGCFDGLMDNQVNENQGAESTLAFLLSLVEMRQLAATMRVTSSASPKN comes from the coding sequence ATGACCAAGCCTGTCCTTGAAAAGATTGCGTTAGTCGGCGACTATCTTCCTCGCCGATGCGGGATTGCGACCTTCACCCATGATCTGCGGAATGCCGTCGCGCAAGCCTGTGATGCGACGTGCATTGTGGTTCCGATGAACGACGCGGCGGGTCCGTATGCCTACGATAAGGAAGTTCAGTTTCAGGTATCTGAGCAGGAGATCGAGGATTATCGAGCGGCAGCCGACTTCCTAAATTTCAGCAATGTCGACCTGGTCTGTTTGCAACACGAGTTCGGGATCTACGGTGGACCGTGCGGGAGTCATGTTTTGGCCCTACTACACGACTTGCGAATGCCCGTGGTAACGACGCTTCATACGGTTCTTTCGGAACCCAGCCAAACGCAACGCGCCGTCATGACGCAATTGATCCGGTTTTCGACGCGGCTCGTCGTGATGACGGAGCGGTCACGTCAAACGCTACTCGAAGTCTATTCGGTTGATCCGGCGCAGGTTGATTTGATCGCGCACGGGATCCCGGCCGTGCCAGACACGAACCAACGTGACTTGAAAGAGCAATTCAATGTCGAAGACAAGTTTGTTGCACTGACCTTCGGGTTGCTTTCACCTGGAAAGGGAATCGAACATGTTCTCCAAGCCATTCCCGAGATCGTATCCCGCTTCCCCGACTTCATCTACCTTGTTCTTGGTGCAACGCACCCTAGCCTGATTCGCGAACAAGGCGAACGGTACCGGATCAGCTTGGAAAGGATGGCGAAAGAACTCGGTATCACCAAGCACGTAAGTTTTTACAACCGATTCGTTGAATTAGAAGAGCTGACGGAGTTCATCGGTGCCGCAGACCTCTACATCACACCTTATTTGAACGTGCAACAGGCCGTTTCGGGAACGCTGGCGTATGCCTTTGGCTGTGGCCAAGCGGTGATCTCGACGCCGTATTGGCACGCGGAGGAATTGTTGGCCGAAGGCCGTGGTGTTCTGGTCCCATTTGCAGATTCTTCGGCGATCGCCAAAGAGGTGATCGGGCTGGTCGACGATGACGACCGGAGGAAGGCGATGCGGGCTCGCGCGTACGAACTCGGACGAAGCATGACGTGGGAGCATGTATCCCGTTTGTATCTCGAATCATTCCATCAATCATTAGAAGAACGGAGCCAACATCAAAAACCTTTGGCTGTCCGCACGCTCGATGAACAACCTTTGGCACTGCCTCAGATGCAACTGGATCATCTAGAGCACTTAAGTGATTCAACCGGAATCGTCCAACATGCGATCTTTACGATTCCCGACCATTCGCACGGTTACTGCACTGATGACAATGCACGAGCGTTGATCCTGACGGTACTTTTGGAAGAACAAGGGAAAGACTCGTCGATCGTTCAGTCGCTCGCTTCCCGCTACGCCGCCTTCTTGAACCTTGCGTTTGATCGTGAAACGAAGCGGTTCCGAAACTTCATGAGCTTTGACCGACAATGGTTGGAGGACGACGGTTCGGACGACTCACAAGGTCGAGCTTTGTGGGCATTGGGAACCTGCATTGGTCGCAGCCGCCGATCGGGTCTGGCCGGTTGGGCTCTTCATCTATTCCAACAAGCCATGCCCGCGTGTGAGAACACGACGTCGCCAAGGACTTGGGCACTGGCGATCATGGGAATTCAGGAATATCTGCGGCGTTACAGCGGAGATCGCACGGCGGCGCTGATGAGCGAACGACTTGCCCAGCGACTCATCAAAATGTACGAAGTCACCGCGACGGACGATTGGCCGTGGTTTGAAAACATTGCGACCTATAACAACGCGAGGCTGTCGCAAGCCTTGATCACTCATGGCCGTTGGTCCGATGATCAGCGCGCAGCCGATACTGGTTTGCGATCGCTGCGATGGCTTTGCGAGCAACAGCTTTCACCCGAGGGTCGTTTTCGTCCGATCGGTTCAAATGGTTTTAGCCGAGAGGGTGGCGTGGCGGCAGTATTTGATCAGCAAGCGATCGAATCGCACGCGATGGTATCAGCATCGATCGAAGCCTATGCCTCGACGAAAGACCCGTTCTGGAATGAACAAGCCCATTTGGCATTCGATTGGTTCTTGGGACGCAATGATCTCGGTCGGCCGATCTACGACGCGGCCACCGGCGGTTGCTTTGACGGCTTGATGGACAACCAAGTCAACGAAAACCAAGGCGCTGAATCGACGCTCGCGTTCTTACTTTCTCTGGTCGAGATGCGTCAACTCGCCGCGACGATGCGAGTCACATCATCGGCGTCTCCAAAAAACTAG
- the arsA gene encoding arsenical pump-driving ATPase: protein MQFLNQPTRNLFFTGKGGVGKTSMACASAVQLADRGLRVLLVSTDPASNLDEVLGTLLGSTPTPIESVPNLFAMNLDPEAAAHEYRERMVGPYRGVLPDAAVASMEEQFSGSCTLEIAAFDEFAKLLGDKEATSQFDHVVFDTAPTGHTLRLLTLPSAWSGYIENNTTGTSCLGPLAGLQAQTLIYKQTARALADGDCTTLVLVTRPEPSAFREAARTSSELQELGVRNQHLIVNGVFTSQTPTDEIATAMQRRGDEAVASMPDSIAGLDRSSVSLASSGLMGVDSLRRLGKPTDLTTDEDIEAPAIDSHPGGLGSLIDELAAVGHGVILAMGKGGVGKTTVAASVAVALAERGFDVHLSTTDPAAHVSATIAADELAGLTVGRIDPAQETADYTAEVMQTAGKDLDPQGKALLEEDLRSPCTEEIAVFRAFAKAVSEGADRFVVLDTAPTGHTILLLDSALAYHREVTRQASQMPESVEKLLPRLRDPDFTRVLVVTLPEATPVHEAARLQQDLRRAEIEPFAWVINQSLVPLAVTDPALRRRQHHELPFIDEVQQTLATRVALVPWQSEPPTGLAGLRRIVAADSTLTQ, encoded by the coding sequence ATGCAATTTCTCAATCAGCCCACTCGAAACTTGTTCTTCACCGGCAAAGGCGGCGTTGGCAAAACGTCGATGGCGTGCGCGAGCGCGGTTCAGTTGGCCGATCGTGGTTTGCGAGTGTTGCTCGTTTCGACTGATCCGGCATCGAACCTTGACGAGGTGCTTGGAACGCTGCTGGGGAGTACTCCGACACCGATTGAGTCGGTACCCAACTTGTTTGCGATGAACCTCGACCCCGAGGCGGCAGCTCACGAGTACCGCGAACGGATGGTTGGTCCTTATCGTGGCGTGTTGCCGGACGCGGCGGTCGCGAGCATGGAAGAGCAGTTTTCGGGTTCGTGTACGCTTGAGATTGCAGCGTTCGATGAGTTCGCAAAGTTGCTGGGTGACAAAGAGGCAACGTCGCAGTTCGATCACGTCGTTTTTGATACAGCACCGACCGGACACACGTTGCGTTTGTTGACGTTGCCGTCGGCTTGGTCGGGATACATCGAAAACAATACGACAGGTACGTCGTGCCTCGGGCCACTCGCTGGCTTGCAGGCTCAGACGTTGATCTACAAACAAACCGCCCGCGCACTGGCCGACGGCGACTGCACGACTTTGGTTTTGGTCACACGTCCCGAACCGTCAGCGTTTCGCGAAGCAGCTCGGACGAGCAGCGAGTTGCAAGAACTGGGCGTTCGCAATCAGCACTTGATCGTCAACGGCGTCTTCACTAGCCAGACACCAACGGACGAGATCGCAACGGCGATGCAGCGTCGAGGTGACGAAGCGGTCGCGTCGATGCCAGACTCAATTGCTGGCTTGGATCGTTCATCGGTTTCGCTGGCGTCCAGCGGATTGATGGGCGTTGATTCGCTGCGTCGCCTCGGCAAACCCACTGACTTGACCACTGATGAGGATATCGAAGCTCCTGCAATCGACTCGCATCCAGGTGGTCTTGGTTCGTTGATTGATGAACTCGCCGCCGTTGGTCACGGCGTGATTTTGGCGATGGGCAAAGGTGGAGTGGGGAAAACAACGGTCGCGGCATCCGTAGCCGTTGCGTTGGCCGAACGTGGTTTCGACGTGCACCTTTCGACGACCGATCCAGCGGCTCACGTTTCAGCGACGATCGCGGCGGACGAACTCGCCGGTTTGACAGTGGGGCGAATCGACCCGGCTCAAGAGACCGCCGACTACACCGCCGAAGTCATGCAGACGGCTGGGAAGGACTTGGACCCACAGGGCAAAGCACTGCTCGAAGAAGACTTGCGTTCGCCATGTACTGAAGAGATCGCCGTGTTCCGTGCGTTCGCCAAAGCCGTCTCGGAGGGTGCAGACCGTTTCGTCGTTCTCGACACCGCACCGACGGGGCACACGATCTTGTTGCTCGATTCGGCGTTGGCTTACCATCGTGAAGTAACTCGCCAAGCGAGCCAAATGCCTGAGTCAGTTGAGAAGTTGTTGCCGCGATTGCGTGACCCTGACTTTACGCGAGTGTTGGTGGTGACGTTGCCCGAAGCGACGCCGGTTCACGAAGCCGCACGATTGCAGCAGGACTTGCGGCGTGCGGAGATCGAACCGTTCGCGTGGGTCATCAACCAAAGTCTGGTGCCGTTGGCGGTGACTGATCCGGCTTTGCGTCGGCGTCAGCATCACGAGTTGCCGTTCATTGACGAAGTTCAACAGACGCTAGCGACTCGCGTTGCACTGGTTCCTTGGCAAAGCGAGCCGCCGACTGGCCTCGCTGGATTGCGTCGCATCGTCGCGGCGGATTCAACTCTCACTCAATAG
- a CDS encoding arsenate reductase ArsC, translating into MTKKNVLFLCTGNSCRSQMAEGWARHFHGDTIEAYSAGIEAHGMNPNAMQVMKEAGVDISAYSSKLASSLADVPLDLVITVCGHADENCPAFLTKAKLVHVGFDDPPKLAKEAASEEEALDQYRRVRDEIRDFAKNKLAALLP; encoded by the coding sequence ATGACCAAAAAGAATGTTCTGTTTCTGTGTACCGGCAACTCTTGTCGTAGCCAGATGGCCGAGGGTTGGGCACGACATTTCCACGGCGACACGATCGAAGCGTACTCGGCAGGCATCGAGGCTCACGGGATGAACCCCAACGCGATGCAGGTGATGAAAGAAGCTGGCGTGGATATTTCAGCCTATTCGTCCAAGCTGGCCAGTAGTCTTGCCGATGTTCCTCTCGACCTGGTTATCACCGTTTGCGGTCACGCAGACGAGAACTGCCCAGCGTTCCTAACGAAAGCCAAGTTGGTTCACGTCGGCTTCGACGATCCCCCCAAGCTCGCCAAGGAAGCAGCCAGCGAAGAAGAAGCCCTCGACCAGTACCGCCGAGTCCGTGACGAGATTCGAGATTTCGCGAAGAACAAACTCGCCGCGTTGTTGCCGTAG
- the arsD gene encoding arsenite efflux transporter metallochaperone ArsD — protein MTKVQIYDKAMCCSTGVCGPQVDPVLPKFSADLDWLKEQGHDVIRFNLAQDPSEFAKNATVKKMLADEGVECLPLVIVDDRVVSRSEYPSRENLAMWTGTAMKPKATLPMADDSGCCGGDTGCC, from the coding sequence ATGACCAAAGTTCAGATTTACGACAAGGCCATGTGTTGCTCGACGGGAGTTTGCGGGCCGCAAGTTGATCCCGTGTTGCCGAAGTTTTCCGCTGATCTCGATTGGCTTAAAGAACAAGGCCACGATGTCATTCGATTCAACTTGGCTCAAGACCCCTCCGAGTTCGCCAAAAATGCGACGGTGAAAAAGATGCTCGCTGACGAGGGCGTCGAGTGCTTGCCGCTGGTCATCGTTGACGACCGTGTTGTCAGCCGTAGTGAGTACCCATCGCGTGAAAACCTTGCGATGTGGACCGGCACGGCGATGAAGCCGAAGGCAACGCTGCCCATGGCCGACGACTCGGGTTGCTGTGGTGGCGATACGGGTTGCTGTTAG